In one window of Ruminococcus albus AD2013 DNA:
- the queD gene encoding 6-carboxytetrahydropterin synthase QueD has product MYHLKTEAHFDSAHFLAGYNGKCANIHGHSWKIEAEISGSELQQAGEKRGMLIDFGDFKKAVRGLADSFDHTLIYEKGSLKAATLAALKDEGFSITEVDFRPTAENLSRHFYDMLTAQGLPVSRITVYETPENCAYYEGE; this is encoded by the coding sequence ATGTATCATCTTAAAACAGAAGCACATTTTGACAGCGCACATTTTCTTGCGGGATACAACGGAAAATGCGCTAATATACATGGTCACAGCTGGAAGATCGAAGCTGAGATATCGGGCAGTGAGTTACAGCAGGCGGGCGAAAAGCGCGGTATGCTGATAGATTTCGGCGACTTTAAAAAAGCTGTCCGCGGGCTTGCTGATTCTTTTGACCATACGCTTATATATGAAAAAGGAAGTCTTAAAGCGGCTACCCTTGCCGCACTGAAGGACGAAGGATTTTCCATTACCGAGGTGGATTTCCGCCCGACTGCGGAGAACCTTTCAAGGCATTTTTACGATATGCTGACCGCACAGGGACTTCCCGTAAGCAGGATAACGGTTTATGAAACTCCCGAAAACTGCGCTTATTATGAGGGTGAATGA
- the queE gene encoding putative 7-carboxy-7-deazaguanine synthase QueE, whose translation MKLPKTALIMRVNDMGTFKLAESFVSINGEGRSAGELALFMRFVGCNLQCDWCDTKWANGAEAPYTEKTVGQLAEIARSAAEEYGLHRVTLTGGEPLLQKDIAELINSLNDIGIDVEIETNGSVAISPVAENCTVRPVFTMDYKLPSSGMESRMCLENFRHLKDSDTLKFVCASREDLERAASVLEKYKPVCKVYLSPVFGRIEPKDMVEFMKEKKLGRVNLQLQLHKFIWDPNERGV comes from the coding sequence ATGAAACTCCCGAAAACTGCGCTTATTATGAGGGTGAATGACATGGGTACATTCAAACTTGCTGAAAGCTTCGTAAGCATAAACGGCGAGGGCAGATCTGCAGGTGAACTGGCGCTGTTCATGAGATTTGTTGGATGTAACCTGCAATGCGACTGGTGTGACACCAAGTGGGCTAACGGCGCGGAGGCTCCATATACCGAAAAGACGGTCGGTCAGCTTGCAGAGATCGCAAGATCTGCCGCTGAGGAATACGGTCTGCACCGCGTGACCCTCACAGGGGGCGAACCGCTTTTGCAGAAAGATATCGCCGAACTGATAAACTCACTGAATGACATCGGGATAGATGTTGAGATAGAAACAAACGGCTCGGTGGCGATATCGCCTGTGGCTGAAAACTGCACTGTGCGCCCCGTATTCACAATGGACTACAAACTGCCTTCCAGCGGTATGGAAAGCCGTATGTGCCTTGAAAATTTCAGGCATCTGAAAGATAGCGATACGCTGAAATTCGTGTGCGCTTCAAGAGAAGACCTGGAACGTGCGGCATCTGTGCTTGAAAAGTACAAGCCTGTCTGCAAGGTGTATCTAAGTCCTGTTTTCGGACGTATAGAACCGAAGGATATGGTAGAGTTCATGAAAGAAAAAAAGCTTGGCAGGGTGAATCTGCAATTGCAGCTTCACAAGTTTATATGGGATCCCAATGAGAGAGGAGTCTGA
- the folE gene encoding GTP cyclohydrolase I, with protein MDKEKIMFHIKGLLEAIGEDPEREGLKETPARVANMLAEVLEGTAYTNHEIAEMFGKTFTSEDIDADEAIIMKDITVFSYCEHHMALMYDMTVNVGYIPRGKVLGLSKIARICEMAAKRLQLQEKLGRDIAEIISEAAGTPDVGVKISGCHSCMTARGIKNASSHTETRTYLGTFKTDSDLKKLLD; from the coding sequence ATGGACAAGGAAAAGATAATGTTTCACATAAAAGGCTTGCTTGAAGCCATAGGCGAAGACCCCGAGAGAGAGGGCCTTAAAGAGACACCTGCCCGCGTTGCGAATATGCTGGCGGAAGTTCTGGAGGGTACCGCCTATACAAATCATGAGATCGCTGAGATGTTCGGCAAGACATTCACTTCCGAGGACATTGACGCCGATGAAGCCATCATCATGAAAGATATCACTGTGTTCAGCTACTGCGAACATCACATGGCGCTGATGTACGATATGACCGTTAATGTTGGTTATATCCCCCGCGGAAAAGTTCTCGGGCTGAGCAAGATAGCCCGTATCTGCGAAATGGCTGCTAAGCGTCTGCAATTGCAGGAAAAGCTGGGCAGGGATATCGCAGAGATAATTTCCGAGGCGGCAGGCACTCCCGATGTTGGTGTAAAGATATCGGGCTGTCACAGCTGTATGACGGCAAGGGGTATAAAAAATGCCTCCTCCCATACCGAGACACGCACATATCTCGGCACATTCAAGACAGACAGCGACCTGAAAAAATTACTTGACTGA
- the queC gene encoding 7-cyano-7-deazaguanine synthase QueC: MKALVLFSGGLDSATCLALAIKKYGKENVTALSVFYGQKHDKEIQAAKNVAEYYGVPLKTLDLALIFADSDCSLLTQSDKEIPHESYAEQLTQTNGKPVSTYVPFRNGLFLASAASIAISLDCGVIYYGAHADDAAGNAYPDCSQDFNNAMNSAITIGSGEQVHIEAPFVGLTKADVVKMGTELGVPYELTWSCYEGGEKPCGKCGTCIDRTAAFEANGLIDPLLKGE, from the coding sequence ATGAAAGCATTGGTATTATTCAGCGGCGGACTTGACAGTGCTACCTGTCTTGCTCTCGCCATAAAAAAATACGGCAAAGAGAATGTCACCGCCCTTTCGGTGTTCTACGGTCAGAAGCATGATAAGGAGATACAGGCTGCAAAAAATGTGGCAGAGTATTACGGCGTACCGCTGAAAACCCTCGACCTTGCGCTGATATTCGCAGATTCGGACTGCTCGCTTCTGACACAGTCCGACAAGGAGATACCCCACGAAAGCTACGCTGAACAGCTGACACAGACAAACGGTAAGCCCGTTTCAACTTATGTGCCTTTCCGCAACGGACTTTTCTTAGCTTCTGCGGCAAGCATAGCAATATCGCTGGACTGCGGTGTGATATACTACGGAGCTCACGCTGATGACGCGGCAGGCAACGCTTATCCCGACTGTTCACAGGATTTCAACAACGCCATGAACAGCGCAATAACTATCGGCAGCGGAGAACAGGTGCATATCGAAGCGCCTTTTGTTGGTCTTACAAAGGCTGATGTAGTTAAAATGGGAACAGAACTCGGTGTGCCTTACGAACTAACATGGAGCTGTTATGAGGGCGGCGAAAAGCCCTGCGGAAAGTGCGGCACCTGCATCGACAGGACTGCGGCTTTTGAGGCTAACGGACTTATCGACCCTCTGCTGAAAGGAGAATGA
- the queF gene encoding preQ(1) synthase — translation MNMAGRTEKERGSISLLGNNNTKYSADYAPEVLETFPNKHPDRDYFVKFNCPEFTSLCPITGQPDFATIYISYIPAERMVESKSLKLYLFSFRNHGDFHEDCVNIIMNDLIKLMEPKYIEVWGKFLPRGGISIDPYCNYGIKGTKWEELAWQRLAQHDMYPELVNNR, via the coding sequence ATGAACATGGCAGGCAGAACAGAAAAAGAAAGAGGAAGCATATCGCTGCTTGGTAACAACAATACAAAGTACAGTGCAGACTACGCTCCCGAGGTACTGGAAACTTTCCCCAACAAGCACCCCGACCGCGATTATTTTGTGAAGTTCAACTGCCCCGAATTCACCAGCCTTTGCCCCATAACGGGTCAGCCTGATTTTGCGACCATATATATTTCTTACATTCCCGCCGAGAGAATGGTTGAGAGCAAATCACTGAAGCTGTATCTGTTCAGCTTCCGCAACCACGGCGATTTCCATGAGGATTGCGTGAATATAATAATGAACGACCTTATCAAGCTGATGGAACCAAAGTACATCGAGGTATGGGGTAAATTCCTGCCCCGCGGCGGAATTTCCATCGACCCTTACTGCAACTACGGCATAAAGGGCACAAAGTGGGAAGAGCTTGCATGGCAGAGA